A stretch of DNA from Lysinibacillus sp. B2A1:
TAACGGTCTTATCGTATCAAAAACAGTAGAAGGTATCGCTCGTCAACCAGAGGCTCGTGGCGTTCTTCAAACTACAATGTTCATCGGGGTTGCATTAGTTGAAGCCCTACCGATTATCGCAGTAGTAGTAGCATTCATCGTAATGAACAAATAATTCAGTTGAACACTGAATTTTACTAGTGGCGAAGCAGGAATCTCCAGATGAAACTTCGCCCTTCATTTTGGAACAGATAAAAGCTATGTGAAAATATAGCTTTTTAAAATAGGTAGTTTTTCAAGTTATTAAATAATGTTGAAGTCAAAGCTCTTGAAGGGAGTGAAACAATCGTGTTTTTAGATTATCTTGTACTAGGTGCCAGCGCTGGTGAAGGATTTAACAATGGTGACATTATTTCAACATTGGTTATCTTCTTATTATTAATGTTTTTACTGAAAAAGTTAGCTTGGGGTCCACTTATGGGCATCATGCAACAACGTGAAGAATTAGTAGCTAGTGAAATCGAAGCAGCTGAAAAAGCGCGCAAAGATTCGCACCAATATTTAGAAGAACAAAAGAGCCTTCTTAAGGAAGCTCGTACGGAAGCACAATCGATTGTTGAAAGCGCTAAGAAGCAAGGCGAACTACAAAAAGAAGAAATTCTTACTGCAGCACGCAATGAAGCTAACCGCTTAAAAGAATCAGCTTTACGTGAAATTGAGTCTGAAAAAGAAAAAGCTATTGCAGCTGTACGTGATGAAGTCGTTTCATTATCTGTACTTGCAGCATCTAAAGTCCTTAGCAAAGAGATTTCTGAGGCAGACAACCGTGCTCTAATTGAAGAGACGATTGCGAAGGCAGGGGAAGCTCAATGAGTAATTCAACTGTAGCAAAACGTTATGCTCAAGCGCTATTTGAATTAGCGCAACAAAAAAACATTCTTGCTGAAGTTGGAGCAGACTTAAACGAGCTGACAAAGGTTATAAAAGAATCTCCAGATTTTTTAACACTTTTAAATGCTCCTAAGTTCTCTATCGAACGTAAAAAACAAATGCTAGCAGACATCTTTGCGGGTGCAACGCCAGAAGTTTTACACACAATTCAACTACTTGTTGAGAAAAAACGTGTAAATGAAATCAAGCTAATTGCAAAAGAATACGCTGAGCTAGCTGCACAAGCACAAGGTACTGCAGATGCAACAGTATTCACTACTCGTGAACTTTCTGCTGAAGAAAGCGCGAAAATTTCTGCAGCATTTGCGAAACTTGTTGGTAAACAATCATTAAACATTACAAACGAAATTGATCCATCACTTCTTGGTGGAATTCGTGTTCAAATCGGTAATCATATTTATGATAGCTCAGTTGTGAACAAACTTGAGCGCTTAAAACGTGAATTAATCGGTTAATAATTTAGAAATGTGAGAGGTGACATACATGGGCATCAAGGCTGAAGAAATCAGCAGTCTGATTAAACAACAGATTGAGAATTATGAATCTGAACTTAAAGTAAGCGAAGTTGGTACAGTTATCCGTATTGGTGACGGTATTGCTCTTGCTCATGGCCTCGACAACGCCATGGCTGGAGAGCTTTTAGAGTTCTCTAACGGTGTTATGGGTATGGCTCAAAACCTAGAAGAAGGTAACGTTGGTATCGTAATCTTAGGTCCATACACTGACATCAAAGAAGGCGATGAAGTTCGTCGTACAGGTCGTATCATGGAAGTACCAGTTGGTGAAGAACTAATTGGCCGTGTTGTAAACCCACTTGGTCAACCAGTGGATGGACAAGGTCCTATCAACACTACAAAATCTCGTCCAATCGAAAGTCCAGCTTTCGGTGTAATGGCTCGTAAATCAGTACACGAACCACTACAAACTGGTATTAAAGCAATTGACGCATTAGTACCAATCGGTCGTGGTCAACGTGAGTTAATCATCGGTGACCGTCAAACTGGTAAAACATCAGTTGCTATCGATACAATTCTTAACCAAAATGACCAAAACATGATCTGTATCTATGTTGCAATTGGTCAAAAAGAATCTACTGTACGTGGTGTAGTAGAAACGCTTCGTAAAAATGGTGCTTTAGATTATACAATCGTTGTGACAGCTTCTGCTTCTCAACCAGCTCCATTATTATACCTAGCACCATTAGCTGGTGTATCTATGGCAGAAGAATTCATGTTACAAGGTAAACATGTGTTAATCGTATATGATGATCTTTCTAAACAAGCATCTGCTTACCGTGAACTTTCACTTCTTCTACGTCGTCCTCCAGGTCGTGAAGCTTACCCTGGTGACGTTTTCTACTTACACAGCCGCTTACTTGAACGTGCTGCGAAGTTAAATGAAACATATCAAAATGGTTCGATTACAGCTCTTCCATTCGTTGAGACACAAGCTGGGGATATCTCTGCATACATCCCAACGAACGTAATCTCAATTACTGATGGTCAAATTTTCTTACAATCTGACTTATTCAACTCAGGTGTACGTCCAGCTATTAACGCCGGTCTTTCAGTATCACGTGTAGGTGGATCTGCTCAAATTAAAGCGATGAAAAAAGTTGCTGGTACGCTACGTCTTGACTTAGCAGCATTCCGTGAGCTTGAATCTTTCGCTCAATTCGGTTCAGATTTAGATAAGGTAACACTTGGTAAACTTGAGCGTGGTAAACGTACGGTTGAAGTTCTTAAACAAGACCTTAACAAACCATTAAAAGTAGAAAAACAAGTTGCTATTCTTTATGCATTAACTAAAGGTCATTTAGATGATATTCCAGTACAAGATATCGTTCGTTTTGAATCTGAATTCTTAAGCTGGTTAGATACAAACCATACAGACGTTTTAGATCATGTTCGTACTACAAAAGAGCTTGCTCCTGATGCGGATTATGAAGCAGCAATCAGTGCATTCAAAAAAACTTTCGCTAAATCAGAATAAGATCGACTAGTCACTTGATTAAAAAACAGAAGGTGGTGAAATACCAGTGGTAAACTTACGCGAAATAAAAGGTCGTATTACTTCTACAAAGAGTACGAAGCAAATAACGAAAGCGATGCAGATGGTTTCTTCTTCAAAGTTACGTCGTGCAGAGCAAAACGCTAAAGCTTACGTTCCTTACATGGAAAAAATCCAGGACGTAGTAGGCGCGATTGCTTCCGGGACAAAAGACAGCGGACATCCAATGTTAACTGCTCGTCCTGTTAAGAAAACAGCTTACTTAGTCATTGGTTCTGACCGTGGACTTGCAGGTGCTTACAACTCAAGCATCCTACGTCAAGTACAACGTACAATTAACGAACGTCATAGATCAAAAGACGAATACGTTATTTTAGCAGTAGGTCGTGTTGTCCGTGACTACTTTGTAAAACGTGATCATAATGTTATCAGTGATGTTGTCGGTCTTCCGGACCAACCAACCTTTGCTGATATTAAAGAAATCGCTCGTAATGCTGTTGGTATGTTCATTGATGGTACGTATGATGAACTTTATATGTACTACAATCACTTTGTCAGCGCTATTGCCAGCGAAGTGACGGAGAAAAAACTTCTTCCATTAACAGATATTGCACCTGCAAGCGGTACAGCTTCTTATGAATTTGAGCCATCTGGCGAAGCAATTCTTGAAGTATTACTTCCACAATATGCGGAAAGCTTAGTTTATGGGGCATTATTAGATGGAAAAGCAAGTGAACATGCTTCTCGTATGACGGCTATGAAAAATGCAACAGATAACGCATCTGATCTTATTTCAGATCTATCATTGCAATACAACCGTGCGCGTCAAGCGGCGATTACACAAGAAATTACAGAAATCGTTGGTGGAGCTGCAGCCTTAGAGTAGGCCAGCTTCCCAATGTCGTATAAGAATACGATAGGAGGGTACACAGTAATGAATAAAGGACATGTTATTCAAGTAATGGGTCCAGTTGTTGACGTAAAATTCAGCAATGGTCAATTACCAGCAATCTATAACTCATTGTCAGTTAAGATTGAACGTCCTAATGAAGAACCAACAATTCTTGCATTAGAAGTTGCGCTTCATTTAGGTGATGATTCTGTTCGTACAATTGCGATGTCATCTACTGATGGCTTACAACGTGGAGCAGAAGTAACAGACTCAGGAAAAGCTATCTCAGTACCAGTTGGTGAAGTTACGCTAGGTCGTGTATTCAACGTACTTGGAGAAGTAATTGACTTAGGTGAAGAGATTCCTGCTGACGCACGTCGTGATTCAATTCACCGTGAAGCACCATCTTTCGAGAATCTTTCAACTTCAGTTGAAATTCTTGAAACAGGTATCAAAGTAGTAGACTTACTTGCACCATATATCAAAGGTGGTAAAATCGGTCTATTCGGTGGTGCCGGTGTAGGTAAAACAGTATTAATCCAAGAATTAATTAACAACATCGCACAAGAGCACTCAGGTATCTCTGTATTCGCTGGTGTAGGTGAGCGTACTCGTGAAGGGAACGACTTATTCTTCGAGATGAGCGATTCAGGCGTTATCAAGCAAACAGCGATGGTATTCGGTCAAATGAACGAACCACCTGGTGCACGTATGCGTGTAGCATTGACTGGTCTTACAATGGCGGAATACTTCCGTGATGAACAAGGCCAAGACGTACTTTTATTCATCGACAATATCTTCCGTTTCACACAAGCAGGTTCTGAGGTTTCTGCCCTATTAGGTCGTATGCCTTCTGCGGTAGGTTACCAACCAACACTTGCAACTGAGATGGGTAAATTACAAGAGCGTATCACATCTACGAACAAAGGATCTGTAACTTCTATCCAAGCGATTTACGTACCAGCCGATGACTATACTGACCCGGCGCCAGCTACAACTTTCGCCCACTTAGATGCAACGACTAACCTTGAGCGTAAATTATCTGAAATGGGTATCTACCCTGCGGTTGACCCACTAGCTTCGACTTCTCGTGCATTATCACCTGAAATCGTTGGTGCTGAGCATTACGCAGTAGCTACTGGCGTACAACGTACAATCCAACGTTACCGTGAATTACAAGATATCATTGCTATCTTAGGTATGGATGAATTATCTGATGAAGATAAACAAACAGTAGAACGTGCTCGTCGTATTCAATTCTTCTTATCTCAAAACTTCCACGTTGCGGAACAATTTACTGGTCAAAAGGGTTCTTATGTACCTGTTAAAGAAACTGTTCGCTCATTCAAGGAAATCCTTGATGGTAAATGGGATCACCTACCAGAAGATGCTTTCCGTTTAGTTGGTTCTATTGATGAGGTAGTTGAAAAAGCGAAAAGCATGGGCGTAGAGGTTTAATACTAGGGACGAGGAGGAAAAAATATGAAGACAGTTCAAGTCAATATTGTCACTCCCGACGGCCCAGTATACGATTCTGAAGTAACAATGGTAATCGCTAAAACAACTTCTGGAGAAATCGGTGTTCTTGCAGGCCATATTCCTATGGTCGCTCCACTAGCAATTGGTGCAGTGAAGCTTAAAAAAGAAAACGGTTCTACTGATATTGTTGCTGTAAGCGGTGGTTTCATTGAAGTTCGTCCAGAAAAGATATCAATTTTAGCGCCTTCTGCTGAAGTTGCTGAAAACATCGATGTTAAACGTGCAAAAGAAGCCGTTAAACGTGCTGAAGGACGTCTTCAAAGTAAACAAGACAACATTGATTTCAAACGTGCTGACCTAGCATTAAAACGTGCGTTGAATCGTATCAACGTTCATGAGGGTAATATCTAATTCAAATTTTAACGGGCAGATTCAACATCTGCCCGTTTTTTAACATTATTCAGTGTTTTTACAGCAAGTAGAATAATGGATCTTAATGAATATGGAGGGATTACGATGGAATTATATGAATCGATAGGACAAGAAGCTTTATTGGGTATTTTATCTCATATATTTTTTATCGCTATTACTTTTTATGCGCTACAAGCTTTTATGCTTGAGAAGATCTTTAAGAAAAATAAAGTATTTCAAATTCAGTTGATCTATATATTATTGAGTATTGCGATTGGAACAACTGTTTCAAATTTTTTCCTCCAGGTGTCAAATTGGTCTGGTAAGCTCCCTTATCTGTTTTAATTCATCTTATAGCTCCTTATTACTATCTTAAAATGTAGAAAATGAATATACATATTTCACAGGGCTTTATAACAAAATTTATCCGCATAAAAACGTGCAGCAATTTATCTTTATTCAGCAGAATACTCTCACCTCTATAGGTGGCGAGATAAAAGCGATTTTTTTCCTAATAAGTGGGTGTACAAACGCTCACTGAAATAGAGGAACTAAGGTTAAGATCTTCACATCCTTTAAAAACGCCTGAATGACCAATATCGTGCTACTGACGCTACGTTAACACTACGCTTTCGCGCAAAAAACATCTGTTGGTCTAAAGCCCCTGGCGGATGTCACGGATTTTGAAGAGGAGCTTTTCGAGCGAGTTCGAAAAAAATCCCAACGCAATTACGCTGAGGTGTAATTGATCTGTAACGAAAGCGAAGTATCCGGTATAAGACTCCCACTTCAAGCTTTAAGTGAAGCAAATATAAGTGGGAGATCAATTAAAAAACCTGAGTGAAGTTTCGCTTTATGAGGTCCTTTGAAATATGTAAAAAAGATGGATTATTCCATTCAATAAATTTTGTTTTTTATCTTCATTCAGCAAATGTTTTCTGTAGCGAAAGCATAGCGGCAGCTACAATTACGCCAAGGAGAAATTGATTCACAAATCTTTGGGTATGTATTAGAAAATAACGCTTTCGTTCTATGTTATTGGTCATTCACAAAATAAAATTTCATGCGTACAATAAATAAATAGCAAAATATTATTAAATGGCTTAAAATAGTGATTTGGATGCTTGAACGAGCGTTGAAAAAGTTGTACTATAGAGTTGTTTGTTTACTGATTATGACATTATACTTCTTTTTTAAATAAAATTTCGATAGCTTAATAGATTAAATTCGGAGGGACATAGGGTGGAAAAAATAATAGTGACTGGTGGCCAAAAGCTACAAGGAAAAGTACGTGTAGAGGGCGCAAAAAATGCAGTGTTACCAATCCTAGCGGCGGCTTTACTTGCTTCTGAGGGAGAAAATGTAATTAAAGAAGTCCCTAACTTAGCAGATGTCTTTACAATAAATGAAGTACTTAAAAGTTTAAATGCAGCAGTTACATATATACCAGAAGACAATGCAGTATATATAGATGCAACAAAAGAACTTTCCAGTGAAGCTCAATTTGAATATGTAAGCAAAATGCGTGCATCGATTTTAGTAATGGGTTCATTACTTGCTCGCAATGGCTATGCTCGAGTTGCTTTACCAGGAGGCTGTGCAATTGGCTCTCGCCCAATCGAGTTACATTTAAAGGGCTTTGAAGCAATGGGAGCAAAAATCTCATTTGGTCACGGATATGTAGAGGCAAAAGTAAATGGCCGTTTAAAAGGAGCAAATGTGTATTTGGACTTCCCTAGTGTAGGTGCAACAGAGAATATTATGACAGCTGCATCATTGGCACAGGGGACAACTGTAATTGAAAATGCAGCGAAAGAGCCTGAAATTGTAGATCTTGCAAACTTTATTAATAGTATGGGTGGTCGAGTTATTGGCGCAGGTACGAATACCATTCGTATTGAAGGTGTCGAAACATTATATGGAACCGAGCATCATATTATTCCTGATCGTATTGAGGCTGGCACATTTATGGTTGCGGCAGCCATCACTAAAGGAGATGTGACGATTGAAAACGCAGTTCCTGAGCATATGACAGCATTAATTGCTAAAATGCGTGAAATGGGCGTTGAAATCATCGAATTAGATGAAGGCATTCGTGTACGAGTTCCTGATAAATTAAAGGCTGTAGATATTAAAACAATGCCACATCCAGGATTCCCTACAGACATGCAATCACAAATGATGGCTTTAATGCTAACAGCTGAAGGTACTAGTATTATTACAGAAACAGTCTTTGAAAATCGTTTTATGCATGTTGAGGAATTCCGTCGCATGAATGCTGGTGCTAAAATAGAAGGACGCTCAGTCTTCATAGAAGGACCTGTAAATCTTCAAGGCGCTGAGGTAATGGCAACGGATTTACGTGCTGCGGCTGCACTTATTTTAGCAGGTCTTGTTTCTGAAGGTGTAACACGTGTGACTAAACTTTATCACTTAGACCGTGGATATGTAGAATTCCATGAAAAATTAGCAGCACTTGGTGCTAATATCGAACGCGTGCCTGTTGAAGAAGTTGTTATAAAAGAGAAATCTACTGTGGAATTACCAACAAACTAAATAGTTGAATGATACCCTTTGCTTAAAAGCAGAGGGTTCTTTTTATTGAAGCCAACAAAAAGTGATCTGTCCCATCTGGAATATAAACTAGCTGACTTTGAACAAAAATAGTAACTTGTAATAACCTTCTTAGGTGAGTTATTCGATACTAGACGATCTATATATTGTTTCGCTAAGGTTCACATATTTAGAAGAGTTTTAGCATATTATTCCTTATGAAAAAATGGATAATGAGTGTAGGTATCATTTGTTTGATAGGGACATTATATGTGCTTCCTGTTGCATTTAGTGAGAGACGTTCAACTGAGGAGTCAGTCCAAACAACGGACAATGTGTGTGAAATATTTATAGAAGTGGAGGGGCAACAGAAGAAAATCCCTTTAGAAACATATGTTACGGGTGTAGTAGCTGCTGAAATGCCTGTTTCATTTAAAAAAGAGGCTTTAAAAGCGCAGGCTATTGCAGCAAGAACATATGCATTGAAATCGACAAATTATGGTAGAGAAGCAATTGCTCCCACAGTTGCTAGACAAGTTTTTTATAATAAAGAGCAAAGAAAAGCGAATTGGACTAGCAATTTCCCAGGAAATGAAAAGAAAATTGTCGAGGCTATTAATGAAACAAAAGGACAAGTTCTTCTTTTCGATAATCAATTAATTACAGCTATGTTTCATTCTACCAGCAACGGCAAAACAGAAAGTGCCTATGGTTATAGTGGCAATGATCTTCCATATTTGCAAAGTGTAGCTAGTATGTCTGATCAATCTTCACCAAAATTCTCGGCGGTCAAGGAATGGACATTAGCTGAGTGGAATACAATTTGGCCTGATAAATGGCAGGTAAGTGATTTCTCACGCATTCAGTATTTTTTTAATGATACAGGACGTGTTGAACGTTTACAGCTAGGTAAAAATGTATGGTCAGGACGAGAGGTTCGAACACTCTTGCAAATACCATCTACTGATTTTAAAATTTCCTATGATACTAATACTGGAAAAATACAAGTGAGTACAAAAGGATATGGTCATGGTGTTGGAATGAGTCAGTATGGAGCTGAGGCAATGGCAAGTGAAGGGAAAACTGCTGACGAAATTTTACACTATTATTATCAGGATATTGAGATAAAAAAGATAGATGCATGTTTAAAATAACTTCTAGTTGTTCACACTGCAACTAGAGGTGATGAAAATGAGAGAGGATAAAAATAGTAAAACTTCTCAAAAACAAAATGAAAAAGGTCAATTACAGAAGAAACCTTGGTTTTGGCCAGCGGTTTATGCTGGTGGTGCATTAATGCTAGCAGGTATGCTATTTGGTTACAATAGTCTTGTATCAAAGGTAGAAGAGGCTCCGTTACCAGATTTGGCAGAAGTAGATCCAGGTCCTGTAGTTGAAACAAATGCTCGTACAGAAACAATGAAGTATCCATTCAAAGAAGCAAATCTTAGTAAAGTACAAGTTTTACAAGAATTTTATGAAGTAGAGGCTAATGCAGAGGCACGTGAAAATGCACTAATGGTATTTAATCAAACATTTACAACTTCATCTGGTATTTCTCTTGCTATGAATGGTGAAGAATTTGAAGTGTTAGCTGCTATGAGTGGTAAAGTACTAGAAGTAAAACTAGATGCATTTACAGGCAATAAAATTGTGATTGAGCATCCAGATGGTAAGCAAACACATTATAGCTCAGTAAAAGATATTGCCGTAAAAGAAGGCGATGAAGTAACACAAGGTCAGGCATTAGGAAAAGCAACTGACAATGAGTGGAATCAAGCAGCAGGCGTTCACTTGCATTTCGAAGTACTTGAAGACGGAAAATATGTGAATCCGAAAAAATTACTAGCCTTTTAAAATAGGGAAAATCGACTGCTACAATGACAGTAAAAGATATTGATGGTATATGGAATCTTACTATCCGTTGTTGCGGAATAAATCATCAGCAATTGATCGAGAAAGTGTAAAACGTGTTCTGAATAGCTTTGTCCTTACATAAGGTGAAGAAATGCGCATACGTGCATCTGATGCCAAAGCCATTTTGTGAAATTGTGTGGAAAGGACGAAGAACGTGCACGAGCACATTCGGAAGCGCTGCATACGCCTCGGTGAATTATTGATTGAGACGCGTGAGACTGTGCGTGTCCTCGCGAAAATGACAGGTTATTCAAAAAGTACGGTGCACAAAGACTTAACAGAGCGATTGCCAACAATTCATGAAGGATTAGCAGAGCAGGTGAAGGAAATTCTCGCCTACCATAAGGCCGTACGTCATATTCGCGGAGGAGAGGCAACGAAAAACAAGTGGAAAGAAAGAGCGAGTCAAGAATGATTCGTTCTTTTTTTGTTGTTAAAGACAAACTTAACAAAAGATTATTTTAAACGTATTATTGTTTTCTATTATTGTTCATATAATTAAAAGAAAACAGCCACATTCACTAAATTTAGGTGAAATTACCAATAGTGTATGATAAAATATTCTAGATAAAGAGATAAAGTGAAGCTTCAATCAGTGTGGATTGTCCTCATCCCACACTGATTATTAGTTGAACTAACCGGAATATTACGGCAGTTGATTTCCCGATTATATTATTTACTTGGCTTACGTCTTGAAGTGGGAGTCTACTGCCTGTTTATGCGGGATAAAAATGAACGTTATGTAGTGGGAACTGGCGGGAAGGAGAAATTATAAAATGTTTTCGAAAGATATTGGCATTGACTTAGGAACTGCGAATGTATTAATCCACGTTAAAGGTAAAGGAATTGTCTTAAATGAGCCATCTGTAGTGGCAATTGATAAAAAAACAAATAAAGTATTAGCAGTAGGGGAAGAAGCTCGCCAAATGGTAGGGCGCACGCCAGGTAATATTACAGCAATTCGACCATTACGCGATGGTGTTATTGCAGACTTTGATGTTACTGAAGCGATGCTAAGACATTTTATCAATAAATTAAATTTAAAGGGATTCTTAACTAAACCACGTATTTTAATTTGTTGTCCAACAAACATTACTAGTGTGGAGCAAAAGGCAATTCGTGAAGCGGCAGAGAAATCTGGTGGTAAAAAAGTATATTTAGAGGAAGAACCAAAAGTTGCTGCTATTGGTGCAGGTATGGATATTTTCCAACCTAGTGGCAATATGGTAGTAGACATTGGCGGTGGAACAACAGATATTGCAGTTCTTTCAATGGGAGATATCGTAACAAGTGAATCCATTAAAGTCGCAGGAGACGTTTTTGATAATGATATATTACAATATATTAAAAAAGAATATAAATTACTAATTGGAGAACGTACCGCTGAGGCAATAAAAATGACAATTGGTACAGTATTTAAGGGCGGTAGAAATGATACTATGGATATTCGCGGCCGTGATATGGTGACAGGTCTGCCACGTACAATAATGATTCAATCTGAGGAAATTGAACGCGCTTTACATGAATCAGTAGCAATGATTGTCCAATCTGCAAAAAATGTTCTAGAAAAAACGCCACCAGAGCTTTCAGCTGATATAATTGATCGTGGAGTGATCATTACTGGCGGTGGTGCATTACTACATGGCATGGACCAGCTATTAATTGAAGAGTTAAAGGTACCTGTGTTCATTGCAGAAAGACCGATGGATTGTGTAGCAATTGGTACAGGCATTATGCTTGAAAATATTGATCGAGTGCCTGCATCCTTATAAAAATAGAATGAGGTGATTCCTTTGTTTAAAGGGTTCTATACAGTTGCAACTGGTATGATTGCACAACAAAGACGAACAGAATTATTAACTAATAATTTATCAAATGCGAATACACCAGGATTTAAAGCGGATCAATCAACAATTCGTTCATTTCCAGATATGTTAATGTCAAGTGTTGGAAATACAAATGCAACTGCCAAGCAGCAAATGGGCTCTCAATATATGAGTCAAGTGGGAGCACTAAATACAGGGATTTATATGCAAGAAACATTGCCAAACTACATACAGGGTCAAATCTATAATACAGATTTCTCAACAGATATGGCCTTGATTGATGGATACTTACCGCAAAATGAAGAGGGCATCACTGGATCTATATTCTTCCGTTTAGCACATCCAGATGGTGGCGAGGCATATACACGAAATGGGAATTTTACATTAGATGGTCAAGGTAATTTAGTCAATGCACAAGGACTGTATGTTTTATCAGATAATGGTCAACGCATTCAGCTTCCAAATGATGATTTTCGTCTAGATGAGACTGGTGCGATTTACGTCAATGATCAGCAAGTAGCACGTGTTGGCGTATCATTTGCGGCTAATCCGAACATGCTACGTAAACAAGATAATGGTTTAATTCGAACAGAGAATGGTGAGAACTTACCAACGGCTTATGGTGCTAACGGTGTTGATTTTACACTGCGTCAAAATTACCTTGAGCGCTCAAACGTAGATTCTGGTCGCACGATGACAGATTTAATGACAGCTTATCGCGCATTTGAAGCCAATCAAAAGGTGCTACAGGCTTATGATCGAAGCATGGAAAAGGCTGTTAATGAAATCGGAAAAGTATAATAAGCGAACTGGAGGCGTTAGATAATGCTACGTACAATGATTACTGCAACAAATACAATGGGACAATTACAAAACCAATTAGATACCATTAGTAATAACATTGCTAATAGCAATACACATGGCTATAAGACAAAAGAGGCTTCTTTCAACGAACTTCTTTATCAGCAATTTAATAATGACAAGCAAGATCGTGCAGAGCGTCTATCTCCGGTAGGTATTCGATATGGTTCAGGTGCAATGCTTGGACAAATTCAATCAAATGAAAAGCAAGGTTCACTACAAACAACTAATCGCGATTTAGATATGGCCTTCAATAAAGCAAAACAATATTTCAATATTTTAATGCCAGATGGTGAAAATGGCACAAAAACAGTGTATACTCGTCAAGGTGACTTTTATTTATCACCATTAAATAATGGAACAGTAATGGTTGTGAATTCAGATGGATATCCATTAGCTGATGCAACAGGACAAGCTATTACATTACCGGATAATGTAAAAAGCTTTGCTGTACGTAATGGAGGCGTATTAGAGGCTTCCTATCCAAATGGAGATATTATCCGTACAGATTTAGCCGTGACAGAATTTCAAAAGCCACAACTAATGGAGCACATTTCAGGCCAATATGTTGGGTTGCCAAATAATCTAGCTCAGCTAGGATATACACAGGCTGAGGTTGTTGCAGAATTACAAGGTGCGAATCGCCAGCAGATTGGCATGCAGAGTGGCACGCTAGAAATGTCGAATGTAAATCTTTCAAAGGAAATGACGGATTTAATTCAAACACAGCGCTCTTATCAATTCAACGCACGAGCGGTAACTTTAGCAGACCAAATGCTTGGGCTTATTAATGGAATTCGCTAGTAGATCCATGATTACTGTTTAGTAGGAATGAAGAGGAGTACAATCTATGACAAACGATTCACGTCGACGTTCTGTGCCGACACAAGAAACCGATACGCCACCAGAAGAGAAGGAACGCCGCTCAAATGGAGAGCAACGAGAGGTTCGATGGGTGCAAATACGGCTGATTCCGATTTGGCTACGCGTTGTACTTGTTCTCGTATTAGTCGTTGTTGCCGCAGTTTTAGGTGCAATGTTTGGCTACAGTGTTATTGGACAAGGGAACGCTATGGATGTATTTAAAA
This window harbors:
- a CDS encoding flagellar hook-basal body protein, with the protein product MLRTMITATNTMGQLQNQLDTISNNIANSNTHGYKTKEASFNELLYQQFNNDKQDRAERLSPVGIRYGSGAMLGQIQSNEKQGSLQTTNRDLDMAFNKAKQYFNILMPDGENGTKTVYTRQGDFYLSPLNNGTVMVVNSDGYPLADATGQAITLPDNVKSFAVRNGGVLEASYPNGDIIRTDLAVTEFQKPQLMEHISGQYVGLPNNLAQLGYTQAEVVAELQGANRQQIGMQSGTLEMSNVNLSKEMTDLIQTQRSYQFNARAVTLADQMLGLINGIR
- a CDS encoding DNA-directed RNA polymerase subunit beta, producing MTNDSRRRSVPTQETDTPPEEKERRSNGEQREVRWVQIRLIPIWLRVVLVLVLVVVAAVLGAMFGYSVIGQGNAMDVFKTETWQHIFDIMNGKE